AATGTAGAATGTTGCTAACGTACGCATAGAAttgtgttttaaatatttttttttttaagatgtatTGTTTTATATATTTATCAATTAGTGCTTCCATTTTGTAATGTTTTTCATGATAAAACTCTACCAATCTGATTCCTTAATCAAAGtatttttttgaataaatttataatatttttaaattaaaataagatttaaaaataaatatatattgatttagaaataaaaataaccAAATAAGATGATTTCTATATTAATAGTAATAGTATTTTAATAGatacaatatttttattgatttaaaaataaaaataaccaaATAAAAAGATTTCTATATTAGTTATATTATTCAACTACATCACATTAACATTTCAGACATTCTGATAAATAAGAATAATTAATGATCGTTCAATTACTGTATCATATGAACatttcacatattatgataaataaaaaagtgTTTTTGGGAAAAATAAACAACTTCCCGGAATTCAAGAAAACAACGGCTATGCTATTGCGCCGGAAACACCGATGGACTAAAAGATCGTCCTATCGGGCTAACGTGCTACCGTGAACGCACACAAAAACGCGTGTCCGTCTAAACGACGCAACAACGTGGCCAACACCGCGACGTGGGGGCACGACAAGGAGATCGACGGACGAAAGACAGCTGTGTCGGCTACAATGCGCCAAAAACAAACGACTCTCTCCAAACAAATAACGCGCTACAATGCGCGCCGCCCGCGAAATATGGTCCGACGAAACCACGCGACTGGCGCAAGATTAGCGGCTTTCTGCGCCGCACGCTATCGGGTAACGTGCACCGATCCTTGCATCAAGGGTGAAGACCACTGAGCTGTACAACCAACCTAAAGAGGCCCCCATCACCGCATCTAAGAACACATCACCGACTCGGAAATAATAGTGTGCCCCAACATGTTGCTGCCCGTGATGATAGACCACGTGGGTCGTCATCAGTTCACTGCAAGCTGAAGACAACCTGGCTATCACTCGTGTCATGGTGGAGGTCTCTTCCTCGACGCTGCATGCGAACACACACCATCACCATAGCAGGCAGAAAATTAATGGCATTTCAATCCCCTTTGATCAATAATATTTATTACAATATATTTATAGATAGAATAATAAAACATCCAAAGTCTTACGGTTTATGTCTACAAACGGATTTCGAATGAAGAAGGGGAACTCCTACTGTTTACAATTCCGTAACACCACAAAGAACAAATCAATCCACGTCTGACGAACCGAATGATCGGATCTTGTTTCACCGCCGGCAGCGGGTGATGGCGGAGCAGCTGCGGGAGTAGGGGTTGGCGCGGGCGCCGGGGCGGCAGTTGTAGTAGGAGGCGCCACGGCGGGAGCAGGGCACGCTGTCGCGCCTGAGAGCGGCGTAGCTGATGtagtaggagcgggcgaggatgcGGCGGGTCACCTCCGACCCTAGCTCGAACTCCTCCCCTGCCACGCACTCCACCACGCTCCCACTGCAGCCGGATCGAACGGGGATCCACCCCAGGGAGAGCTCGTCCCCCGAcgcagcggctgcggctgccgccgaGAGGAGGACCAGGAGGAGGCCGAGAGACATGAGAGAAGGAGCTGCCGAAGATCTCGCCATCTCGATCGCTTTGCTTCTTCCCCTCTTTGCACCCTTTCCAGTTGTTATATATGGTCGTGCGGGGGAGTCATCTAAGAAGGGTAGGTGGATTGATGTTTGGACTCCGATGTCATCTAAAATTACGGCAGTGACCTTTCAGCCTAATTTTTTTAGCCGGTCCAGTCgtcgtgcatatatatatatatatatatattgatgcatTGATGTAATGTTGTTGTAAGCAGTCTGGGGTATGGGGTTTACACATGTTGATGTTGAGAAGAACAAGTGGCGAACGGATGAAAGCATGGGTTGAGTCTGTCTGTGATGGAGTCAGGGACAGTTGTACCGCTTGACAAAATGACAGAGGTGTCGTcttcaacttgaatggcaacaaaaGAAAAGGCTTGGAGAGCCACATGCATGTCCTACAGCAACATTATCCTGGCTGGCCGAGAACCGGAGGAAGAAGgcgagaagaaaaaaagaaatgattGTAGAAAAGGAAATCATTAATTTTGTTGGCCGCGGCGTGattgaagaagagagagagagagagagtagatgtCGGTGTTCAAATTTGTTCTCTTCGCGGTACAGAGAATAAAGCAGTTGGGTGGGGGGTTAGCAACATGGGACGCCTGGTCGAGTTTATTATCACGCGTCTTTAGTGCTGCACTGCATTACTCTCATCTAGTGTTAGACCACTTTATTATAATTGGAACAATATAAGTGGTATgagagagaataaaaaattattttaaatttgtaAGTTGTTTAATAATTGAAATAGAGATGATAAGTGAAAGACTCTCGGCACTCCATCACGTCTCATCGTCAAACGATCGATATCTCACCTGTCGGATAATATTTTTTCATCATTCGGAATGACATCATAAAAGAATTTTGTTTTCAGATTTAACGAAATGAACGTATAATCGTTCTGGATATCTAACCATAAACCCAAATACAAATACGGTGGTCTCAAATCGCACGATAAAAGACCTCGAAGATGGTTGGTATAATCTTAAAAGAGAATAGAAAACCATAGCTGGCCATAGACTATGGAGTAGGCATCCGACTTTCACACCATCTACTACTGATTGAGCTAATGTTAAGTTACTATTGGAAACGAAAATATGTAcagagaaataagaaaaaaaaaaaagtgtgtgtgtgtatgtgtaagtTATCATAACAAGTTTGGAAGAGTCCTTTTGGGGCCATAGGTAATTCACTTGCAAGCAGTTAGTTGTCTGCACGTAAGCAACTTACAGTTACGTGCGTGCTTGTGATTTGGAATGCCGCATATTAAATGTTATTAAAATTGAATTCAAATACCTCTTACCTCTTGACATCCTTGTTTAAAATTATTGTTCATTTGTCACAAGTCATGAAAACAGTTCTCCATCTCTATTGGTAAAATTGAAACCCTCCCTGGTCTGTGCATTAGCATATAAATTAACCTTTATATTTATAGAGATAAAACTGACATCCTACCTGGAAACAAAGAGCGACTTAACTATGATGATGACACCATGGTCGTCAAACATTTTGTAGaggaaataaataatgaaaacttGAATTTCAGCCGCAGAGACTATAATTctctttttttaatctttgtgcaaaaagatatatatttatgTTCATAAACTCACCAACATGTGTTCATAAATATCTTCGAGATTCATGAATAATCATATTATCAGCTTATCATAAACTCACAAACATGTATTCTGGGCAGTGGAAAGAGAAATCGAACCATAGTCTTAAGCTTCAACTTAAAACTTCAACTTAAAAAGAGGAATGGTAAAAGAATTTGAGACATGAGGGTGACAAGTGAATTCTTATGGCGTTATATATTGATATCCTTTACTGAAAAATCATGACATGACTCAACAGTACACAAAAAGAAACATCATATCCCAGATCTGAAAAAAATATATTGGTTCTGACAATCAAAATAACTTTAGAATTATAGGTTTACTACGAAGGATTCAAAGATTTAAGCACTCTTGAATGAATTCCTCATCAAAAAAATGTCAGCGTAGGAGAGTTTCACTAAAATTGACTCACTTTATCCCATGGAATGATGGCAGAACGGCAATAAGTGGGTCACCAAAGCCAACAGCTTCTGTAAGGGGAGAAAGTTGGTTAGCAGACAAATACTAGTAAACAACTTAGCACAAAAATATGCTTACAAGAAATACAAACATGAAAATGACATTGTAAGTAAAATCACATTCACAAGATGAGGCCAAACAGAGACAATCCCATCAAAGTGGTTAGAACTTTAATTATATTGTGTTTCCATCTACAATTTCTTCCTCCAAAAGTGTGTAATTGACAAAATCAGGAGAGTTCAAATTTTTCACTCATTTCTCCAACACCCAAAGCATTCCTGGAAAATCCAACACATTAGCGAAGCCGTCAACCATATTATGGGATGTTCTGAACTATAAATGGCCCTCTTTCAGCCACACTCCCTATCCCTTTGTGCAACACATCAGCAATCGTCATTTCCCATGAATGCGATATTTATTTCAGCTGGTGATCCTGAATCCATGGCAAGTCTCTTCCTGTCAGCCCTCATCTTTGACCTAAATGTTTCTCTCGTGGGTTTCTTTAGAAGATAGCTTAAGTTAATTGGCAGGCAAAGTCGAGACTAAGTTAACTTGCATGAAAATTGTGTTCATGTATGGGTATCAGTACCAACAATCTCCGAAGCTAATAAAGAACATCGTTTCATTCATTCTTTTTGTTAAATGTTTTAGTTGGTGGCATTCAAGCATATGTTTGCATAACAATAACATTAAGATTCTCTTTTGTTTGAACTATATATCTTAAAGTCTTAACATATTTACGTTTTCCTGGTACGATCTTCTTTGCAAGGAAATTACTGCATGTCAAACTGTTACAAAGAGAATTGCATCTTTCGCAAGTGGTTGGAGTCCATATTATTAAAGAAAACTAAAATGGAAAAGCTATTTCATAGTGAAGTTACAAACTGTAATTCTGGGGGTCAGTGAATGGCAATGACAGTGGTGTCGCcttcaacttgaatggcaacaaaaGAAAAGGCTTGGAGAGCCACATGCATGGCCTACTGCAACATTATCCTGGCTGGCGGAGAACAAAAAAAGGATTTTTAGGTCTTACATTAATTTTGATTGTAGAAAAGAAAATCATTAATTTTGTTGGCCGCAGCATGattgaagaagagagagagagagagagagtagatgtCGGTGTTCAAATTTGTTCTCTATGCAGTATAGAGAATATAGTAAGGTGGGGGGTTAGCAACAAGGGACACCTGATCAAGTTTATTATCATGCGTCTTTAATGGGGCACCTGAGCATGATGCAGATCTCAAGAAAATCAAGTTACATCTTCACATTCAAACTTACAGAGATATGCATGACCATATTt
The window above is part of the Musa acuminata AAA Group cultivar baxijiao chromosome BXJ1-1, Cavendish_Baxijiao_AAA, whole genome shotgun sequence genome. Proteins encoded here:
- the LOC135587322 gene encoding protein RALF-like 33, encoding MARSSAAPSLMSLGLLLVLLSAAAAAAASGDELSLGWIPVRSGCSGSVVECVAGEEFELGSEVTRRILARSYYISYAALRRDSVPCSRRGASYYNCRPGARANPYSRSCSAITRCRR